The genomic region GCCTGGTTGAAGAAAAAGGCTCCGTTACCCGTATAGTCGGGATAGATATCAATTTCACCGCTTATAATGGCTCTACGGACAACATCGGTAGGTCCGAAAGAAATTTTATCTACAACCTCAAATCCATTTTCTTCAAGAACGAGTTTGATTAGATTACCCAGAAGGGCACCTTCGGTATCAATTTTGGATGCCACAAGAACAGGACCCTTGCTCATTTCCAGCTGGGGAGCTGCTTCTTCCTGAGCTCCGGCTGCAAAAAGAGTGCCGCCTATAAAACAAAGAATTACTAATAAAAGAAAGGACTTATGTTTCATTTTGATCTCCTTTCTTTGATTATAAGGATCCCCGAAGAGGATTCCACCATATATCACATCTCTCGATCTTAAAAAAAATTAAAAAGAGGGGGCAGGTACTTTCTCTCAAATTGATTCTTGTATATTATTTCCTGACTCTGAACAGCAGGTGCACTCTGTGTCTCTGATAAATAATCTCCAACAGGAATAATATGAATAAATCTTCACTCAACACAGATAATCTGCATCTTATTGCAACAAGAAAAGATCTGAGCGCCAACCCGGCTCCTCTGGGACTCATGGGTTTCGGGATGACCACAGTTCTGCTGAATCTCCACAATGCCGGATTTTTCGGACTGGGTTCAATGATCCTGGCTATGGGAATTTTCTATGGCGGACTGGCTCAGGTAATCGCAGGAATTATGGAATGGAAAAAGGGAAATACCTTTGGAACAACAGCCTTCACATCCTATGGATTCTTCTGGCTATCCCTTGTAACAATCAAGGTCATGCCTGAAACCGGACTGATGGAAGCGCCCTCCAATTCTGCTATGGCTGCCTACCTGATTATGTGGGGTATCTTCACCGGAGTCCTTTTTCTGGGAACACTCAAGCTGAGCAGATCTCTTCAGGTTGTTTTCGGATCTCTGACTCTTCTTTTCTTTATGCTGGCCCTGGGAGATATCACAGGAAATACATTTATCAAACATCTCACTGGCTTTGAGGGTATTTTCTGCGGTCTGTCTGCCATTTATGCCGGACTGGCTCAGGTTCTCAACGAAGTCTACGGGAAAACTGTAGCACCCGTATAAACATATTACTTAAATAATAATCTTTCCGGACAAATTATTGGACAATTTGATTTCTTATTCATTAGGATTCAAATCAGGTAGGTTCGGAAATGAAGTATTTACGTATTAAGATAATATGCGGTACTCTGCTGCTTTCAGGAGCAATGGGAGGAGCCGGGTGGGTTTATCACGGGATCTATGTCCTGCGTGACCTCTCTTACTTTTCCAATAAACCATATATCTTCTGGGCAGGGGTTTTTACTCTGCTTGCAGTCTCCGTCCTGGTTATGGGGCGGAATCTCAAGCCCCTTAAATATTTATACCAGCCAGAGAATATTGTCGATGAAGAGTCTCGTCATTCCATCATCCATGCCATTGGGCAGGTCCCGAAAATTCTTATAATTGTAAATGCTGCCGGATTTATTGCCTGGCCCATAGCCAACAATCTGATTGCTGTTATGCTGGCCGGTAGGGAGTTGGACAGTCTTATATTCATTCTCACAATCATCTATAACGGCTCTATCGGTCTGATGGCCTGTATTATGGGAATATCCATAAGCAATACTCTCTTTCTTCCAGTCTGGAAAATACTGGAAACCCATGATTTTGAGGAAGCCCCTCATCAGCAGAATTTTATGGCGAAGAATCTCCTTCACACATTTGCCAGTATCTTTTTCATTCTGGCGCTCGGTTTCTCCGGTGCTATCGGTTATGTCAGCTCTCTCTCCGGGGCAGTCTTTGATGCGTCAAAGACCGGCAGCTCTGCTCTACCTTTTCCAATGGATATGGAGAACAGGATCAAATTTGCAAACCATGTGAATCTGGAATTTATCAGTGGACTGATATTTCCCATGATTCTCTGCTTTATAATCATCATCATTGCCAATCTTCTCTCCCTTTCTGAACAGAGGAGCAAAATCAAAGCTCTCATCGAAACAGTAGGGGATCTTGCGGAAGGCCGTAAAAATCTGGAAGACAGGCTGATTCTTTATTCTGCAGATGAATTTGGATTTGTTGCGGATAAAATAAACCGCTTCATCTCTCATCTGGGAATTCTGATAAACAATACCGGTGAAAATGCCTCTTCATTGAGTGCCAACGCCCATTCCCTCAAAGAGAGTTCATCCAATATGGAGGATGCTACCAGATCCATGAGCCAGTCTCTGGAGCAGGTGGGGGAATCTATCAGCCGCAGCCGAAAGGATATGGGTCATGTAGAAGATTCAGTATCTGATATTCTGAGTTCTGTTAAGAAAGTTTCGGAAGAGGTCATAAAACAGACGGATCTGGTAAATCAGAGTTCTGCATCCATTGAAGAGATCTCTGCCAATATTGATTCAGTTGCCCTGAATACAGAACAGGCGGATCTTCTTTCAGCAGAACTATATTCCATCTCCAAAGAGGGGCAGAACGCAGCAGGAGAATCTATGACAGCCATTAAGGATATAGAAAAGAGTTCTTTCCTTCTGCAGGAATTTGTTTCATCCATAGCAAAGATTGCTTCTCAGATTAATCTCCTGGCCATGAATGCAGCCATTGAAGCGGCCCATGCCGGTGATTCGGGCCGGGGGTTTGCCGTTGTTGCCGCAGAAGTACGGAATCTAGCAGAAAGCAGTGCCATCAGCGCAAAGGGTGTAGGTAAGAGTATCCAGGGAATGACAGAACAGGTCGGACGGGCCGTAAAGCTTATGACTCGTTCCAGAGAATCATTTGAAAAGGCCACGGCCAATGCCCGGATGAGTTCTGATTTGAGTAAATCCATTGCTCAGTCTATGAAGGAACAGCGGATAGGGGCAAGGGATGTCCTGGACTCAGTAAGAGTCCTTATCGATTCTACAGCTCTGCTGAACAGTATCAGTGACGAGCAGGAACGCTGTTCTGAGGGGATTAAAGCAGCAATGGAGAGTTTGACATCAAGTTCCTCCAAAATCGCCGATGCTATGAAAGAGCAGAACCACCAGAAAAATAGGGTGCTTGAAATCTCCGGGGCTGTCAAAGAGATTTCTGAGGCAAATAAAAATACAGCACTTAAACTTACAGAGGATCTCTCAGTTTTCGGAGGCGGCAGTTAAAAAAACCGCCCCGGGTGGAGCGGTCCTGTTGAACGCAGTTGATAATTATGCTGTTACCACTGCAGGTTTTTTAGAACCGAAAAGAATCTTGTAAGACTCTTTAATAAGGACAATAGCAAGAACAAACAGAACTACCGCAAAGAAAACAAGGATGTAGTTTCCTGCGACAATGTTAGCCTGAGCTACAAAAACAAGTGCAGTCAGGGTAACAAGGAACATGAAAATCATAGGAATTTTTACCATCCTGTTCTCTTTTCCTTCATTGGCAAGCCAGGCAGCGATGGCCAGTAGAGCCAGTGCTGAGAGCAGCTGGTTCGCAGATCCGAAAATAGGCCAGATTACTCTCCAGTCGGAGAATCCCAGAAAACCGCCGACAGCTACAGAAAGAATAGTGGCAACATACTTATTTGAAAGTGTTTTTGCGACTTTATTTTCTTTCTCATCAGCAGCCATGCTAAAGAATTCCTGGAATACAAAACGGGCCAGTCTTGTTGCTGTGTCCAGACTTGTCAGTGCGAAAGCCGAAATCGCCAGAGCAATAAAGGGAACACCAACTTCCATGGGAAGTCCGAAGGCATTCATAAAGGTTCCTACTCCGATGGAGAAGGTGGGGATTGCTCCGCCTTTCTGCATACCTACAGCGCCGATGGCTACAAGTGAAATAACCGCCAGAACACCCTCTATCAGCATACCGCCGTAACCGATGAGTTTAGCATCACCTTCTTTGTCTACCATCTTGGAAGAGGTTCCGGATCCTACGAGTGAGTGAAAACCGGAGATGGCTCCACAGGCAACTGTTACAAAAAGGATGGGGAACATAAATGCACCCTTAACCTTAAAACCGGCAAATGCGGGAACAAACTCGGGGTTTATGGTGGGATTGGCAAAAATCAGTCCTACAACGGCTCCGATAATCATGGCATATAAGAGGAACGAGTTAAGATAATCACGGGGCTGAAGGAGAATCCAGACAGGTGTCACAGAGGCAATAAAGATATATGCCAGAAGCAGCCACATCCAGACCTTCGCAGAGAGGACCAGGGGAAACATCATTCCCAGTTTGATACAGAGACCCAGGAGAGCAACCCCGATTACAGTACTGAGTACCAGATTCATTCCTCTTCTATAAACAAAAAAGCCGAATAAAATGGCAATTCCTATGAAAAGAACAGATGCTGTTGCTGCTTCGGGTGTGGAAGCAAAGGTGCTGGCAACTATGTTCAGGAAGGCTGCTACAACAAGGATAAGAGTGAGCCATGCGAAGATAGCAAAGAGCTTTTTACCTTTTTTTCCGATATTCTTTTCAATAATTTCACCAATGGTTTTCCCATCATGACGGATAGATGCCATGAGAGCGCCAAAGTCATGAACACCTCCGAAGAAGATAGATCCGATGATGATCCAAAGCAATACAGGTATCCAGCCGAAGAAGGCTGCAGCTATTGGACCTGTAATGGGTCCGGCGCCTGCAATTGAAGCAAAATGATGACCCAGGACAACACCCTTGGAAGCGGGGACATAGTCTACGCCGTCTTCTTTGGTATGAGCCGGGGTCTCTCTTTTTGTGTCTACACCCCACTTCTTGCATAGCCATCCGGCATAGAAGACGTAGGCAGCGAAGAAAAGGGCAATTGACACCAGTACGATGAGAATTGAATTCATAGATTTCTCCTAAACAGTCTTTTCCGGTGTAAAAAAAGAAGCTGTTTTAATAAATTTTTTATGTGTAACTACCCTGTTTGATTTCAGGGAGATGACAACCAGTCCCAGGTCAGCCCAGCCTTTAAATCCGAAGGCAAAGCCCTTCTGAAATTTAGTCCTGCGCGCAATTTTGGCAATTTCTTCGGGTATTTCTTCCTCAAGAATATGAACAAGGAGTATTTGAGAGGACATATGTTCACTATGGGGTTGTGCTATATCTCTTATATGAGCTTTTATGATATCTATTTCGTTTAATAAGGACTCTTTTGTATCTGAAAGACCTGTTTTCAACAAAAAATACTCATTAGTTTCAAATCCATAGATCTTTATCTCTTTCAGGACAGCAAATTTTGTATTTATTGCATTAAATGAAGCAAGGAAATCGAAATTTAAAGAGTCTATTGAATAGTTTTCTGAAAAATCGAAGTTTGAAGACAGTTTTTTACGTATTACGTTCAAGTATTCACTGATGATGCTCATATTTATGGATAATATCACGGATTCATTATCTGTAAATAACAATGTAGATATTTTTTTATCAATATATTATATGGATTTACTTATGATTAAATTAGTAATAATTAAAAATGCCGGAGATACAGAATCTCCGGCATGGAAAATATTATTAAGCGGTTGCTGTTTTTACTCTGTTTCTCAGACTCTTGATCATTGGATAAACAATCGAGATGACTGTCAGGGCAAAAAGAATCAGACAGATGGGTGAGCCGAAGAAAATTCCAATATCACCATCGGCAATCTTGTACGCTCTTCTGAATGACTGTTCCATATTATTACCTACAATTACAGCCAGAATCATTGGAGTGGAAGGAAACTTACTCTTGCTCATAAAGTATCCAAGCAGACCGAATCCTACGAGCAGGTAAAAGTCCATAACGCTGTAGCTGATAGCATAGGCTCCTACAAATGAAAGACCCAGAACAATTGGATAGAGAATCTTTGGAGGTACAGATAGTACCCGTACAAGAAGTCCCGCCAGGGGAATATTCATAACCGCAAGGATGATGTTTCCGATGAACATACTTGCAATCAGACCCCAGACAATTAAGGGTTGTTGTTGAAAGAGCATGGGACCGGGCTGTAATCCAAGAAGAAGAAGAGCTCCCATCATAACAGCTGTTGTTCCTGATCCGGGAATTCCCAGAGTCAGCATCGGAATCATGGCTCCTACAGATGCTGCATTATTAGCAGATTCCGGAGCTGCAAGTCCTTCAATAGCTCCTTTTCCAAACTCTTCCGGATTTTTTGACAGCTGTTTCTCATTGTTATAGGACATGAGAGACGCCATGGTACCGCCGGCTCCGGGAAGAGCTCCTACAAAGAAACCAAGAGGTGCCGATCTTAATATGGGCCATACACAACGTTTCCATTCTACGCGGCTTATCCATATTTTACCAAAGTTTTTCTGAACCATGGCTTTACCGGAATCAATGTTTTTAAAGCTTTTAAATACTTCTCCCAAAGCATATACAGCGATGATTACAATCAGAAAATCGATCCCACTCTGCAACTCCAGGATTCCCATAGTAAAGCGGCTTACACCTGATTGTCCATCAATTCCGATGGTGGCAATCATAAGACCCAGTATTGTGGCGATAAAACCGCGAAGTCTGTTCCCTTCAGTCATGGAAGCGGTGGCAGACAATGCAAAAAGGAACAGCATGAAGTACTCTGCAGGACCGAATTTCAGGGCAAAATGTGCTACAGGTATAGCAACAGCTACCATACATATTGTTGCGAAGATACCGCCGATAAAAGATGCTATAGCTGATATGGCAAGGGCTGATTCGGCTCGCCCCTGTTGAGTCATCGGGTAACCGTCGAATGTCGCAGCAACAGCTGCTCCGTCACCAGGTGTGTTTATAAGAATGGATGCCCTTGAGCCTCCGTACATTGCTCCGTAATAAACACCACCCATAGTAATAAGAGCTGCAGTAGGGCCCATTGAAAAGGTCAGGGGAAGTAGAACGGCTACACCTGTAGCAGGCCCCAGCCCTGGAAGCATGCCGATTATGGTACCCAGCAGACCACCGATTGTAACCCACATAAGATTGGCAGGTGTCAGCGCAACCATAAATCCGTCTAATAGAAATGATAATGTTTCCATAGTGTATTCCTTTAAACCCAGATTCCCGGTGTCAGTGGAAGGTAGACACCCAGAAGTTTGGAAAAGACGATATATATAAACAGGCTGAACAGAACTGCAACAGCTGTATTTATTTTCCAGTTTTTGGCTCCATTGAACAGAAGCAGTTCAAGTTCAAGGAATATTATTGTACTGATAACATAACCGGCTTTATCAAAAAGCAGAGCATAAACAATGGATGCCAGACAGGTAAGTCCAATCTTTTTAAAACCGGCTTCTTTGAAGAAAGGAACATCAGAGGGCTCTTTTTTTTCGGTCTCTTTTTGTTCTTTCAATTCCCTGATCAGCAGGGAGATGGACATTGATATTAATATAATTCCCAGCATCAATGGAAATATTTTAGGTTCAAAAGCTCTGCCCACAGATGCTTCGGGAAGCATCAGGGTAGCCGATGTATAAACCAGGCCCAATAGTAAGAATAATAGGGATGGTAAAACAGATAAACTCACGGATTCCTCCAATTTGGACAGCCTGTGTTTTAGATCCAGAAGGGATAGACAGGCTGTCCAAAGATTATTATTTAATCATTCCGATATCAGTCAGGATAGATGTGTATTCATCATTAACCTGAGCCAGGAAGTCAGAAAACTCGGGAGCGTCAAGATATGCATCGTCCCATCCGTTTGTCTTTTTAGCCTGATCCCATTCAGGAGTTGCAACCAGTTCAGCAAGAGTCTCTCTCCAGTAGCTGACAGCATACTCGGGCATTTCGGGAGCACCGAAGAGACCTCTCCAGTTTACAAAGGTTGCGTCGATTCCCTGCTCTATACAGGTCGGAATATTGGCAACAACACCTTCACCTACGCGGTGATCGGCTGTCTGACCAAGTGCTTTCAGGTGTCCACTTTCAAGGAGACCGAGAACTTCTGAAAGACCGGTGGAGTATACATCAATGTGTCCTCCGAGAACCTGTGCAGTGGCAGAGTCGTCAAAACTTACGTAGTCAATCTCTTTCAGATCAGTGATACCAGCGGCTTTTGCCATCATCAGGAACTGAATGTGGTCCATTGAACCTACAGAGGAAATCCCTCCGATTTTTACACTCTTGATATCTTTTTTTAGAGCTTCCATAACATCTGTCATACTATTGTATTTTGAATCTGCTCCTACAACAAAAACGGCATAGTCAGCGATAAGACGGGCCAGGGGAGTTACATCTTTATATCCCAGTTCAGTCGTTCCGTTCAGCTGTGTCAGAATCAGAGGGGATGAATATACACATACAATCTTGGCTGAGCCTTTCTTTTCCTGAAGGCTGGCCAGGTTTACTGATCCACCGGCACCGGGGTTGTTTCTTACGGGCATGGGAACTTTTACAAGTCCAGTATCTTTCAGAGCTTTGGCAGTGGTTCTTATGGTTAAGTCCCATCCACCACCGGCTCCTCCAGGTGCTACAAAGTCAAGCACACCCTTAGGGTAAGTCGGGTTTCCGTCTGCGGAATCACTCTGACCTTCTGCACTCAGACTCATACCAAGCACCAGAAATAATGCCATCATAAGTGACATAACTTTTACTTTTCTCATTATCAATTCTCCTTTTGTTTTCCCGATCAGGGATTGTGAATAAATGACACAGGCCCGGTTCGGCCTGACTGAGATTATTTTAAGCCCGGGAATTTAAATCGGGATGTAGGAGAGAAATGGAAATGTATGTAGGACTCATCCTACAGGGGGAGTTGAGATTCGGAGATCAGCTTATGCTTTACAGCGTAGTATGTCAGCTGAGCATTATTTTTTAGATTCATTTTCTGCAGGAGTCTGGTTCTGTAGGTGCTTACTGTCTTGATGCTGAGATTGAGTTTTTCGGAAATTTCACTGCTGCTGAGCCCACTGACCAGCATGATCATAACCTGATACTCCCGTTCAGAAAGCTGCTTATGAGGAAGGTCGCTATGGTCTCCCTGATAATCATCAAGTAGAAGCTGGCTTACTTTTTGAGTGAGATAGCGTCCACCTCTCAAGACTTCCTTAACTGCGTTGACAAGCTCTTCGGGGGCACTGGCCTTATTCAGACATCCAGAGGCTCCCATCTTCAGGGCCCGCAGGGCGTACTGGCTTTCTGATTGAATACTCAATATTAAAACCGGTATCTGTGGATATTGAATATTTAGATCTTTCAATACCTCCAGACCGTCTTTACCAGGGAGAGATATATCCAGAATGACTACATCATATTTTACTTCATTCATTTTCTGGAGAACTTCATTTCCATTGGATAACTCATCCAGTTGTTTTAAAGGTATGAATTCCTGAAGAATCTGACAGAGCCCTCTGCGAACTAGGGGGTGATCATCCACAATAAGTATCTTATGCATATTATCATTCCTTTAAAGGGAGATTTATTCTAACAATTGTGCCACCATCAGGATAGTTGTCAATACTGAAGTTTCCACCGAAGTGACGGCAGCGTTCTCTCATTCCAATTAGACCGAATGAGTCATCTCTTTTTTCTGTATTCTTATTGATTCCTCTACCATTATCTCTGACATTGAGAGATAAATTTCCGCCCTCTTTCACAACCCGGACTTCAACTTTGGAAGCGGCGGAATGGCGGATTATATTGGTTAGAATCTCCTGATATATTCTGAATACGGCAGTTTTTATTTCCTGGTTCTCTTCAGTAAAGGGCTTGCCTCCCATTTCGATCAGAATGTCCAGGCTTACCCCGGTTCTTTTTCTGAATCGACGGCTTTGCCATTCCAGCGCTTCTTCCATGGTAAGGTTATCCAGAGCTTTTGGTCGGAGATTTGTAGATATGCTGCGTACAGACTCGATTGAATCATTGACAATTTCCAGGAGGGTTGTGATCTTTTCCTTTCTTATATTTTCAGATGATTCAGGGTGACTGTTTAGCCAATAGAGATCGAATTTCATGGCAGTTAGCTGCTGTCCCAGTTCATCGTGATAGTCCCTGGCAGCACCACGCCGCTCCTCTTCTCTGGCCTGTTCCATATGCATTGAAAAACTTCTGAGTTGGGCATTATTTTTATTAAGTCCTCTAAGACGATACCAGATGATAACTCCCAGTATCAAAAATAAAAGGAGACCTGTAAGGAAATAGAACCAGAGATGCATCCAGAAAGGGGCCTGTACAATTATTTTCAGCGCTTTTACAGCGTTCTGTCCGTTATGATCGCTCCCTTTTATTTCAAGCTCATATTCTCCATGAGGCACGGAGGCATAACTGACCTCGTTGTTGTTTCCCAGAAAACGAGGGCGATCTTCCAGCCCTTTAAGTTGAACCGTATATTGATGCTTGCCGGGATCAATATAAGAAAGCAGTGAATATCTGATAGTCAGGTTATTAGCTGAATAGGGAAGGGTTATGCTCTCTTTCAGCGAAATATCTTTATCGAGAATTACCATACCATCTACACTCTGGTTAATTTTGACAGGGAGATTATGAATACTCAGAGCAGTTATTTGGAGATGGCCTGTCAGAGGGTTTTCAAAGTTTAAGGCTGCGGGGTGAAAACTGCTGATTCCTCCGGGACCGCCCCAGAAGAACTCACCATTTTTTGTCTTAATATAGGCATTCTGTGAAAATTCATCACCCACAAGACCATCGGCACTGCTGAAGTTTTGAATTCTTTCGTCTGTCAGATTAACTCTGGAGAGACCATTGTCAGTTGAGAGCCAAATATTTCCTTCTTCATCATCAAGTATCCCATAAATATTGTCTCCGGAGAGTCCTTCTCTGGTGGAAATTGTCCGGAAAAAAATATCATCAGGGTAGAAGATATTAACTCCTCCGCCGGCTGTACCTATCCATAGACGGTTCATTTGATCTTCAAATATAACATTCACAGATGTGTCACTGAGACTTCCTGATTTACCTGGAGAACGGACGAAACTCTTAAACTCATCCAGATCTTTCATATATAGATTGAGACCGCCGTCCCATGTTCCCACCCATATCTGATTTTGTGAATCCTCGAAGATACAGCGCACGGCATTTCCATTCAGTCCCTCGGGCTTTCCAGGATCATGCAGATATTGTGTCAGTATCCCTTCTTTCATCCTGAATAAACCGCTTCCTTCAGTACCTATCCACAGACTGCCTTCTCTGCTTTCATGGATAAACCAGACAGTCTCCCGGTTGGGAGACCCTGGTTCAGTATTCAGAAGAGGGATCGGAACAACATCATTTATGGAGAGCCCCGGGGGGATCATGAAAAGGCCGCTGCCGTCAGTACCTATCCACTGCCTTCCCTGAGAGTCTTCCAGCAGGGAATAGATCTGATCATTTTCAGAGCCTCTGTCCCTGTCATTAACATCAATCCAATCCATTCTGCTCGTTTTTCTATCCAGGACAGTTATGCCACCTCCGTCTGTGGCTACCCACAGAGAACCGTCGGAGCGTTCCTCCATCTGTCTGATATGGGGATTGCTTAATCCGTAGGGTGCCTCAGCTTCGGCTGTATATGTTTTTATCAGTGTACTGGACGGGTTGAAAAGGTTGACTCCGCCGCCTCTGGTTCCTGCCCAGATCAGGCCGCTTTCGTCTTTGTAGAGGCTTCGAATCTTATTATAGGAGATGTTGCTGTTCTCTTCGTTCAGTCTCTTCCAACTGTTTTTTTCAAAGTCCAGAATGAAAATACCCGAGCGTTCTGTTCCCAGCCACAGATAGCCGTTGTCAGAAGTAATGGAGCGGATAGAGGTCTTCTCCGGCAGCGCGACAGACCGGACAGACTCCCCATCAAAATGAAAGAGTCCCTGATTCGTTCCTATCCAGATTCCGTCATTTTCATCAGGATAGAGGCTCCGGATAAAAGACTCCCTAAGCATTTCACTGCCCGGGATAAATGATTTGTTTAAGAATCTGCCGCTTCTTGTATCATATAGGGAGAGTCCCTTCTCTGTGCCTATCCATAGTCTGTTTTTATTGTCACAGAGGATTGTTCTTATTCTGTCGTTTATCAGATTAGAATTTGCTTCATTGAGGATTAAAAATTTCTCATCACCACGGTACAGGGCAAGCCCTCCCCCTGCTGTTCCGATCCAGAGCCTTCCGTTAAGATCTTCCTCAATGGCGAAAACCTGGTTGCTCGGAAGACTGAGCGGGTCTTCAGGATTTTTTAAATAGGCTTTGAATTTATGTGTCTCCTTGTCGAAGAGATTCAGGCCGCCGCCATCGGTACCTACCCAGATTCGGCCGCCGCTGTCTTCAAGAATACTGAATATTACAGAACCGCTGATGCTGTCATTATCACCTCTTCCCGGTCTGAAAATGGTGTTGTTTCTACCATCGTAGCGATTCAGACCGCTGAAAGTTCCAAACCAGAGATATCCTTCTGAATCACGGGTCATACAATATACAGAGTTACTCGAGAGTCCATCTTCCATTGTAAGCTGTGAAAATCGGTAGTCAGTGGGTTGCGGGAAAATTTCCTGTAGAAAGAGCAGCAGAGTTGAAATGAGAATGATACGGAATACAGAAATTCTCATACTTCCTATGATATCCTAATTCTGTCTGAATAGCTTTGATAAATATCCAGAATAAATGCCTTAAGATCTTCCTGGGTGTGACGCTGGGAACGGGAACACACATGAGCTGGTTCTCTGCAGATATAGCACAGTCTTTCAGGGAGACCAAGTTCTTTACGGGACAATAGCCTTTTATCTACATCATAAACATCAATGTCCCAGAGTCTTCCCAGGGGATGGGACAATTCTATACTGCTGGTTTTCATCTTTATTTTCCTGGCAGGGAGGGCTATTGCAATAAAGGCCTGGGGGCCTGTATTACTCTGAGTTTCGGAATTATATTCAATGATACTCTCATCGAACTTTTTCAGGATAGATCTAAGGCCTTCTGAAAAAATCTCAGTTATTACAGAGCTGTTTTTTTCAGATCCCGGACTGTTGATACTGAGCTGTATCAGAGCTGATTTGTGAAGACAGATCAGTTTCTGTCTATGATGGCTGCGCATTTCACGAGCATCCAGCATCTCTGTGAGAGTGACAGGGCTATAGTTCATAGGCTTCTTCAATGCTATGGACAAAGAGTGTAAGGGCCAGTAAATCGGCACAGCCCCCAGGTGAAATATTCATACTGGTAAAGATTGAGTTCATCCCCTGCAGTCTGCATACTGCGCCCTGCTGTCTGATTCCTCCTTCTTTCAGAAAAGAAGTGGATAGATGGCGCAGCATCTTCAGACCGCCAGTACCACATCTATGGAGTACGTTGCTGTCTTCTACAAAGCTGTAGAGAAGAATCAGGGTTTCCAGGGAGGCTTCTTCAGGAGTACAGCCCGATTTCAGAAGTTTTTTTAAACGGGGCAGAGCCCTCAGGCGGACTGAGGCAAATCCGGATTCTGCTTCGCCCCGGATACCTCTGTATCCCCCTTCACGGTAGAGTTTTTCCCCATGACTGGAGGCTGGGCCGCTGTGTTTCAGCTCTTCACTGATACCCCGGCATATTTTTCCGGCTTCCATAAGAATTTCAACCCCTGAAATTCTGTTGATTCCTGCTTCCTCTGGCTGACAGATCACTCTATTGACAGCTGCCAGACAGACTCCCAGTGAGAATATCTGCCCCTTGTGAGTATTGATACCTCCTGTTGCCTGAAACATCGCCTTTTCGGCTCTGATCCCGGCAGGCCTGATTTCAGGGAGAACCTTTTCAGAAGGAGAATCTATGGATGTGCTGAGAAGCATTTCTTTAAAAAAAGGTCCAATAGCCTTTGCACTGCAGTAAAAGATCTCAGGAGTCATATCTCTATGAGCTCCATTGTTCAGTCTGTCAACAAGACCCGGTTTTGGACAGAGCTCAACTTCTCTGATCATAGATGAGACTGCCAGAGAGCTGAGCTGTTCCATATTTATTCCCCGGGTTCGGAGGAGAGCAGGCATCAGTCCAGAGCCTTCACCTGACGTATTATATCTATAATAGTCCCGTCTCTGTATTCTACGA from Oceanispirochaeta sp. M1 harbors:
- a CDS encoding triphosphoribosyl-dephospho-CoA synthase is translated as MEQLSSLAVSSMIREVELCPKPGLVDRLNNGAHRDMTPEIFYCSAKAIGPFFKEMLLSTSIDSPSEKVLPEIRPAGIRAEKAMFQATGGINTHKGQIFSLGVCLAAVNRVICQPEEAGINRISGVEILMEAGKICRGISEELKHSGPASSHGEKLYREGGYRGIRGEAESGFASVRLRALPRLKKLLKSGCTPEEASLETLILLYSFVEDSNVLHRCGTGGLKMLRHLSTSFLKEGGIRQQGAVCRLQGMNSIFTSMNISPGGCADLLALTLFVHSIEEAYEL
- the citX gene encoding citrate lyase holo-[acyl-carrier protein] synthase, producing MNYSPVTLTEMLDAREMRSHHRQKLICLHKSALIQLSINSPGSEKNSSVITEIFSEGLRSILKKFDESIIEYNSETQSNTGPQAFIAIALPARKIKMKTSSIELSHPLGRLWDIDVYDVDKRLLSRKELGLPERLCYICREPAHVCSRSQRHTQEDLKAFILDIYQSYSDRIRIS